Proteins from a genomic interval of Zingiber officinale cultivar Zhangliang chromosome 1B, Zo_v1.1, whole genome shotgun sequence:
- the LOC121971838 gene encoding phenylacetaldehyde reductase-like, which yields MSNGKIVCVTGGSGYIASWLVKLLLQRGYTVRASVRDPDDPKKTEHLRALDGAAERLHLFKANLLEENSFDAGIEGCDGVFHTASPFYHAVTDPQAELLEPAVKGTLNVLASCKKGSIKRVIVTSSMAAVAYNGRPRTPDVVVDDTWFSSPEVCEQDKQWYVLSKTLAEDAAWKFAKENAIDIVTINPAMVIGPLLQPTLNTSAAAILNLINGSTTYPNLSFGWVNVKDVAMAHILAFEVPSASGRYCLVERVAHYSELVRIIRELYPSLPVPEKCADDKPFVPIYQVSKEKYKSLGLDYTPIETSIKETIESLKEKNFVNF from the exons ATGAGCAACGGCAAGATCGTGTGCGTCACCGGAGGCTCCGGGTACATCGCCTCCTGGCTCGTCAAGCTCCTCCTGCAGCGCGGCTACACCGTCCGCGCCTCCGTCCGCGACCCCG ATGATCCGAAGAAGACTGAACACTTGCGTGCTTTGGATGGGGCCGCTGAGAGACTTCATTTGTTTAAAGCCAACTTACTAGAAGAGAATTCCTTTGATGCTGGGATTGAGGGTTGCGATGGTGTTTTCCACACTGCATCTCCTTTTTACCATGCAGTCACTGATCCGCAG GCTGAGTTACTTGAACCAGCAGTGAAGGGGACACTCAATGTGTTGGCTTCCTGCAAGAAAGGTTCCATTAAAAGGGTAATTGTGACGTCATCAATGGCTGCTGTTGCCTACAATGGTAGACCACGAACTCCTGATGTGGTAGTTGATGATACATGGTTTTCAAGCCCTGAAGTTTGTGAGCAGGATAAG CAATGGTACGTTCTCTCAAAAACCTTGGCAGAAGATGCTGCTTGGAAGTTTGCTAAGGAAAATGCCATTGATATTGTCACGATAAACCCAGCAATGGTCATAGGTCCTCTTCTTCAGCCAACACTAAACACAAGTGCTGCTGCAATCCTTAACCTGATAAATG GTTCAACTACATATCCAAATCTATCGTTCGGGTGGGTTAACGTTAAAGATGTAGCCATGGCACACATTCTGGCATTTGAAGTTCCTTCAGCCTCTGGAAGATACTGTCTAGTTGAAAGAGTTGCTCACTACTCAGAGCTTGTGAGGATTATACGGGAACTTTATCCTTCTCTTCCGGTGCCCGAGAA gtgtgctgatgacaaaCCCTTTGTGCCAATATACCAAGTCTCCAAGGAGAAGTACAAAAGTTTGGGACTTGACTACACTCCCATCGAAACAAGCATCAAGGAAACTATTGAAAGCTTGAAGGAGAAAAACTTTGTTAATTTCTAA